The following proteins are encoded in a genomic region of Stutzerimonas balearica DSM 6083:
- a CDS encoding pentapeptide repeat-containing protein: MKIINALLLPLVLLGSAHALAEDDARLVINGCVIEPDSQCPNADLRGANLANQDLRRINLAGADLSGADLRHANLDLANLEKARLKGANLTRASLQQANLRLADFSEARLVAIRGWGLFGQAAQFRQADLTGAFLEFARLSGAKLHDSRLIAADLEMAWLSKADLKGADLSDANLQEAKFNDANLADANLRGARRHYATFQGTNMEGCRDCPIGWER; the protein is encoded by the coding sequence ATGAAGATAATCAACGCCCTGCTGTTGCCCCTGGTCCTGCTGGGCAGCGCCCATGCGCTTGCCGAAGACGACGCGCGCCTGGTCATCAACGGCTGCGTCATCGAGCCGGACAGCCAGTGTCCGAACGCCGACCTGCGCGGTGCGAACCTCGCCAACCAGGATCTGCGCCGGATCAACCTCGCCGGCGCAGACCTCAGCGGTGCCGACCTGCGCCACGCCAATCTCGACCTGGCCAATCTGGAAAAAGCCAGGCTCAAAGGCGCCAACCTCACCCGTGCCAGCCTGCAACAGGCCAATCTGCGCCTGGCCGACTTCAGCGAGGCGCGGCTGGTCGCCATACGCGGTTGGGGCCTGTTCGGCCAGGCCGCACAGTTCCGCCAGGCCGACCTGACCGGCGCCTTTCTGGAGTTCGCCCGCCTGAGCGGTGCAAAGCTGCACGACAGTCGTCTGATCGCGGCAGACCTGGAGATGGCCTGGCTGAGCAAGGCCGACCTCAAGGGCGCGGACCTCAGCGATGCCAACCTGCAGGAGGCCAAGTTCAACGATGCCAACCTGGCCGACGCCAACCTCAGGGGTGCGCGCCGCCATTACGCCACCTTCCAGGGCACCAACATGGAAGGCTGTCGTGACTGCCCGATCGGCTGGGAGCGCTGA
- a CDS encoding GNAT family N-acetyltransferase, producing the protein MPDITAARFPEDRDAVLAIFTEYVRSPSVSLDYQGYTREFAELPGAYAAPAGCLLLARVGREVVGCAALRRVDDTTCEMKRVYVRPQARGQALGRQLVERILAEARRAGYQRICLDVLPEFTAARQLYHSLGFVAAEPVSVNPVPGTAFLGLEL; encoded by the coding sequence ATGCCCGATATCACCGCGGCAAGGTTTCCCGAGGACCGCGATGCGGTTCTGGCAATCTTCACCGAGTACGTTCGCAGTCCGAGCGTCAGCCTCGACTATCAAGGATATACACGCGAGTTCGCCGAACTGCCCGGCGCCTATGCGGCACCGGCGGGCTGCCTGCTGCTGGCTCGCGTCGGCCGCGAGGTGGTGGGCTGCGCCGCCCTGCGCCGGGTCGACGACACCACCTGCGAGATGAAGCGCGTTTATGTGCGTCCGCAGGCGCGTGGCCAGGCGCTCGGCCGGCAATTGGTCGAGCGCATCCTTGCCGAAGCGCGTCGGGCTGGCTACCAGCGCATCTGCCTCGATGTGTTGCCGGAGTTTACCGCGGCGCGCCAGCTCTATCATTCGCTCGGCTTCGTCGCTGCTGAACCGGTAAGCGTCAATCCGGTGCCGGGCACCGCCTTTCTCGGCCTCGAGCTGTAA
- a CDS encoding 3'-5' exonuclease: protein MANLPIVRLKPPGEAGELAPFAGMPPERIVMPDSAASCEAVLRELLAWPGPIGFDTESKPTFRVGEHSDGPHLIQFATPQRAYLLRVAIAECLPVARAVLENPRLVKLGFGLKSDRSRLQGRLGIALRAGIDLGSVLRYEGRKGQVGLRGALAALRQEAIAKSRRLSTSNWANLQLSEAQQRYAADDAYGALQVFAALEAEVQQRLLALARTPER, encoded by the coding sequence ATGGCCAATCTGCCGATTGTTCGCCTCAAGCCGCCTGGCGAAGCCGGCGAACTGGCGCCGTTCGCCGGCATGCCGCCGGAGCGGATCGTCATGCCTGACAGTGCGGCGAGCTGCGAAGCGGTACTGCGTGAGCTGCTCGCCTGGCCAGGTCCGATTGGCTTCGATACCGAGTCCAAACCCACCTTTCGCGTCGGTGAGCATTCGGACGGTCCCCACCTGATCCAGTTCGCTACCCCGCAGCGCGCCTACCTGCTGCGGGTCGCCATTGCTGAATGCCTGCCGGTCGCCAGGGCCGTGCTGGAGAACCCGCGCCTGGTGAAGCTTGGCTTTGGCCTGAAGTCCGACCGCAGCCGTCTGCAGGGCCGGTTGGGCATCGCCTTACGCGCCGGCATCGACCTGGGCAGCGTGTTGCGCTACGAGGGGCGCAAGGGCCAGGTCGGCTTGCGCGGTGCGCTGGCAGCCCTGCGCCAGGAGGCGATCGCCAAGTCGCGCCGGCTGTCGACGTCCAACTGGGCAAACCTGCAACTGAGCGAGGCGCAGCAGCGTTACGCCGCCGACGACGCCTATGGCGCGCTGCAGGTATTCGCGGCGCTCGAGGCCGAGGTGCAGCAAAGGCTCCTCGCGCTCGCCCGTACGCCGGAGCGGTGA
- a CDS encoding methyl-accepting chemotaxis protein, with the protein MFNNQLKRELSALREEASISRQIKDSLYREMMVLEVDPQGRIQHANETFLAEMGYRRDELLGRPLDGLFSAQFRSEANYSRLQTAIRQGEHLSGAYRLLRADGKEAWLRSIWQPIKAADGALLHITLCANNLTRTIESSREAESVINALQRSTAVIEFDLSGHVLTANQRFLDGMGYRLEQIQGKHHRMFCEREEAESAEYRAFWERLNRGDFVAARFKRIDALGRPVWLEASYNPVHDAYGKLYKVIKFATVITEQVQREMAVAEAATIAYSTSQQTDLSAQRGAQVVQQTVEVMHQIAQQMQDASDGIEALDKQSQLISAILKTISGIADQTNLLALNAAIEAARAGDQGRGFAVVADEVRQLAARTSKAAEEIVGVVQKNQDLAQAAVHSMSASRSQAEQGLEFANQAGAVIVEIQDGAQRVVSAVGQFASQLNSDNR; encoded by the coding sequence ATGTTCAACAACCAACTCAAGCGGGAGCTGTCGGCGCTTCGCGAGGAAGCCTCGATCAGCCGACAGATCAAGGACTCGCTGTACCGCGAGATGATGGTCCTCGAAGTGGACCCGCAAGGACGCATCCAGCATGCGAACGAAACCTTTCTCGCCGAAATGGGCTACCGCCGCGACGAGTTGCTCGGCCGACCGCTCGACGGCTTGTTTTCCGCGCAATTTCGCAGCGAGGCCAACTATTCCAGGCTGCAGACCGCGATACGCCAGGGCGAGCATTTGTCCGGCGCCTACCGCCTGTTGCGTGCCGATGGCAAGGAGGCCTGGCTGCGCTCGATCTGGCAGCCGATCAAGGCGGCCGATGGCGCGCTGCTGCACATCACGCTCTGCGCCAACAACCTGACCCGCACCATCGAGTCCTCGCGCGAGGCCGAGAGCGTGATCAACGCCCTGCAGCGTTCGACCGCGGTGATCGAGTTCGACCTGAGCGGCCACGTGCTGACCGCCAACCAGCGCTTCCTCGACGGCATGGGCTATCGCCTGGAGCAGATCCAGGGCAAGCACCACCGAATGTTCTGCGAACGAGAGGAAGCCGAGTCGGCCGAGTACCGCGCCTTCTGGGAGCGCCTCAACCGCGGCGATTTCGTGGCGGCCCGCTTCAAGCGCATCGATGCCCTTGGCCGTCCGGTATGGCTGGAGGCTTCCTACAATCCGGTGCACGACGCCTACGGCAAGCTGTACAAGGTGATCAAGTTCGCCACGGTGATTACCGAGCAGGTTCAGCGCGAGATGGCGGTGGCCGAGGCGGCGACGATCGCCTACAGCACGTCGCAGCAGACCGACCTCAGCGCCCAGCGTGGTGCGCAGGTGGTGCAGCAGACCGTCGAGGTCATGCATCAGATCGCCCAGCAGATGCAGGACGCGTCCGATGGCATCGAGGCGCTGGACAAGCAGTCGCAGCTGATCAGCGCGATCCTCAAGACCATCAGCGGCATTGCCGACCAGACCAACCTGCTCGCGCTCAACGCCGCCATCGAGGCCGCGCGTGCCGGTGACCAGGGGCGTGGCTTCGCTGTGGTGGCCGACGAGGTACGCCAGCTCGCCGCGCGAACCAGCAAGGCGGCCGAGGAAATCGTCGGGGTGGTGCAAAAGAACCAGGACCTGGCGCAAGCCGCCGTGCACAGCATGTCGGCCAGCCGCAGCCAGGCCGAGCAGGGCCTGGAATTCGCCAATCAGGCCGGCGCGGTGATCGTCGAAATCCAGGACGGTGCGCAGCGGGTGGTCAGCGCGGTCGGCCAGTTCGCCAGTCAGCTGAACAGCGACAATCGCTAG
- a CDS encoding TonB-dependent receptor: MQSQFSSRRLPRRTLLSLAIAGLLPGLAHADEPLELEAAEVVATTPLPGIDLPKDQVPANVQTLDERQLDRLGGQSLAEKLQRGLPSVNLNETQGNPYQADLNYRGFSASPLLGTPQGMSVFLDGVRINEAFGDVVHWDLIPNTALASATLVPGSNPLYGLNTLGGALALQTKRGDTHPGGSAEVYGGSFGRYGAAVEQGGSHENFSWYLAAEGMDEDGWRDHSPSEVRQLFGKFAWTSDSTDVALTLAHADNDLIGNGLLPESLHDRDEDAIFTYPDQTENRSHLMALSASHWLSERDRLSGTLYLRRTRTQTLNGDGNDEYEDEYEEWADDGFIGEGPESGVLNRTRTTQRAYGLALQWTHYAGAHQFAFGLTHDNTRASFQQSEQGGELTDERGILASEDEEQVNSLLGRTRTSSLYATDTWSLTERLQLTGSLRYNRTRVVNSDRMGDNLDGDFTYHKLNPALGFAWQLQPALTLYGGFSQGNRAPTPIELGCADPENPCSLPNAMAADPFLEQVVTRTLELGLRGELAGGTHWNLGAFRSINHDDLLFVGTGGSQGYFTNFGRTQRQGIEFGLAGTQGPVDWRVDYTWLHATFRSSACILAENNSTEGEGGCPDDEIRIASGDYLPGLPRHNLKLGLDWNLNDRLRLGTTVLAYSDQYVRGNENNRHRPNDEFEGSGKLAGYAVVNLTADYRFAPGWTLFGRVDNLFDKRYATAGALAENPFVGAGNAFASDPDEWRHEQFIAPGAPRAGWLGVRYAWDAL; the protein is encoded by the coding sequence ATGCAGTCTCAGTTCAGTAGTCGCCGGCTGCCCCGGCGCACGCTGCTTTCCCTGGCCATCGCCGGCCTGTTGCCCGGCCTGGCTCACGCCGACGAGCCACTCGAACTGGAGGCTGCGGAGGTCGTCGCCACGACTCCGCTGCCGGGCATCGACCTGCCGAAGGACCAGGTGCCTGCCAATGTGCAGACACTCGATGAGCGGCAGCTCGATCGATTGGGAGGGCAATCGCTGGCCGAAAAGCTGCAGCGCGGCCTGCCGAGCGTGAATCTCAACGAAACCCAGGGCAATCCCTACCAGGCGGACCTCAACTACCGCGGCTTCTCCGCCTCGCCGCTGTTGGGCACGCCGCAGGGCATGTCGGTGTTTCTCGACGGCGTGCGGATCAACGAAGCCTTCGGTGACGTGGTGCACTGGGACCTGATACCCAATACCGCGCTCGCCAGCGCCACGCTCGTGCCCGGTTCGAACCCGCTTTACGGGCTCAACACCCTGGGCGGGGCGCTGGCCTTGCAAACCAAGCGCGGCGATACCCATCCGGGCGGCTCGGCCGAGGTGTACGGCGGCTCCTTCGGGCGCTACGGCGCGGCGGTCGAGCAGGGCGGCAGCCACGAGAATTTCTCTTGGTACCTGGCGGCCGAAGGCATGGACGAAGATGGCTGGCGTGACCATTCGCCCTCCGAAGTGCGGCAGCTGTTCGGCAAGTTCGCCTGGACCAGCGACAGCACCGACGTGGCGCTGACATTGGCGCATGCCGACAACGACCTGATCGGCAACGGCCTGCTGCCTGAAAGCCTGCATGATCGCGACGAAGACGCGATCTTTACCTATCCCGACCAGACCGAGAACAGGAGCCACCTGATGGCACTCTCGGCCAGCCACTGGCTGAGCGAGCGCGATCGGCTATCGGGCACCCTTTACCTGCGTCGCACCCGCACGCAGACGCTCAATGGCGACGGCAACGACGAATACGAGGATGAATACGAGGAGTGGGCCGACGACGGCTTCATCGGCGAAGGCCCGGAAAGCGGCGTGCTGAACCGCACCCGGACCACGCAGCGCGCCTACGGGCTGGCGCTGCAATGGACGCACTACGCCGGCGCCCACCAGTTTGCCTTCGGCCTGACGCACGACAACACACGCGCCAGCTTCCAGCAAAGCGAGCAGGGCGGCGAGCTGACCGACGAGCGCGGCATCCTTGCCAGCGAGGACGAAGAGCAGGTCAACAGCCTGCTGGGTCGCACCCGCACCTCGAGCCTCTATGCGACCGACACCTGGTCACTGACCGAGCGCCTGCAGCTGACCGGCTCGCTGCGCTACAACCGCACCCGCGTGGTCAACTCCGACCGCATGGGTGACAACCTCGACGGCGACTTCACCTACCACAAACTCAACCCGGCCCTGGGCTTTGCCTGGCAGCTGCAGCCGGCGCTGACGCTGTATGGCGGCTTTTCGCAGGGCAACCGTGCGCCGACGCCGATCGAACTCGGCTGCGCCGATCCCGAAAATCCCTGCAGCCTGCCCAACGCCATGGCCGCCGACCCCTTCCTCGAACAGGTCGTCACGCGCACGCTGGAGCTCGGCCTGCGCGGCGAGCTGGCCGGCGGCACGCACTGGAATCTCGGGGCTTTCCGCAGCATCAACCATGACGACCTGCTGTTCGTCGGCACCGGCGGCAGCCAGGGCTACTTCACCAACTTCGGCCGCACGCAGCGCCAGGGCATCGAGTTCGGCCTGGCCGGCACGCAGGGGCCGGTGGACTGGCGGGTCGACTACACCTGGCTGCATGCGACCTTCCGCTCTTCGGCCTGCATTCTTGCCGAGAACAACAGCACCGAAGGCGAGGGCGGCTGCCCGGACGACGAAATCCGCATCGCCAGCGGCGACTACCTGCCAGGGTTGCCCCGACACAACCTCAAGCTCGGCCTGGACTGGAACCTGAACGACCGGTTGCGGCTGGGCACCACCGTGCTGGCCTACTCGGATCAGTACGTGCGCGGCAACGAGAACAACCGTCACCGGCCCAACGACGAATTCGAAGGCAGCGGAAAGCTGGCGGGCTATGCGGTGGTCAATCTCACCGCCGATTACCGGTTCGCACCGGGCTGGACGCTGTTCGGTCGAGTCGACAACCTGTTCGACAAGCGCTACGCGACAGCCGGCGCGCTCGCGGAGAACCCCTTTGTCGGCGCCGGCAACGCCTTCGCCAGCGACCCGGACGAATGGCGCCATGAGCAGTTCATCGCCCCGGGGGCGCCGCGTGCCGGCTGGCTGGGCGTGCGCTATGCCTGGGACGCGCTGTAA
- a CDS encoding response regulator transcription factor, whose protein sequence is MNILLVDDHAVVRQGYASLLTALLPEVVVTEAASGEQALQSVQDEVPSLVILDLGLPGISGLETCRRLRQRLPLLPVLIFSMHDEQALVRQALDAGASGYLTKRCAPDVLVEAVRKVLAGQPFIEQPLAVELACQRASSSANQGRLADMTPREMEVFIMLARGISTREIAQRLCISSKTVSNHMALLKNKLEVSSQAELVHLAIDQGLLRVGERMLCEA, encoded by the coding sequence ATGAACATTCTGCTGGTCGACGATCACGCCGTGGTCCGTCAGGGCTACGCCAGCCTGCTGACCGCCTTGCTGCCTGAAGTGGTGGTAACCGAAGCCGCGAGCGGCGAGCAGGCCCTGCAGAGCGTGCAGGACGAGGTGCCCAGCCTGGTAATTCTTGACCTCGGGCTGCCGGGCATCAGCGGGCTGGAAACCTGCCGGCGCCTGCGCCAGCGCCTGCCGCTGCTGCCGGTGCTGATCTTCAGCATGCACGATGAGCAGGCTCTCGTTCGGCAGGCCCTCGACGCCGGCGCATCCGGCTACCTGACCAAGCGTTGCGCACCGGACGTGCTGGTCGAGGCGGTGCGCAAGGTGCTGGCCGGACAGCCGTTCATCGAACAGCCATTGGCCGTCGAGCTGGCCTGCCAGCGCGCGTCGAGTTCGGCCAACCAGGGGCGGCTGGCGGACATGACGCCGCGCGAGATGGAAGTGTTCATCATGCTCGCGCGCGGCATCAGCACCCGTGAGATCGCCCAGCGTCTGTGCATCAGCAGCAAGACCGTGTCCAACCACATGGCGTTGCTCAAGAACAAGCTCGAGGTCAGCTCCCAGGCCGAGCTGGTACACCTGGCCATCGACCAGGGCCTGCTGCGGGTCGGCGAACGCATGCTCTGCGAAGCCTGA
- a CDS encoding sensor histidine kinase, whose amino-acid sequence MNALGRTYLLVALFFAAVTLVCMSVLLRQAAHDVQREMDAAQQVVDYLALSLRGHPQALASGLQDSLRHIRVERIAAGAEPVATAEGQHRRWLSQWLYPQVMPAKTVQFDDGQQIRLTVNPDDEVEEVWDSLLQLLALFGLALALSLLTIRWAVGHALGVLEDLLGGLLRISRGQLATRLVARRLPEAQRLAGQFNQMAGALEAAEADNLRLNRTLMELQERERTRLAQVMHDDLGQYVAGIRARACLLRVQADRPEAVRETAAHLEQHSLDLQNGFRGLVRDLYPVMLEHLSLEQAIAQLAEQWQASQGIACRFRLRGTMPSLDMDDKLHLYRLAQEALTNVARHAQASQVSLQLRGGTRGLSLLVADNGHGQPPEGTGVGLRSMRERARCLGARLRLRHCPGRGWTLYLNLPCTGATT is encoded by the coding sequence ATGAATGCCCTTGGTCGCACCTACCTGCTGGTGGCGCTGTTCTTCGCGGCGGTGACGCTCGTGTGCATGAGCGTCCTGTTGCGCCAGGCCGCGCACGACGTGCAACGCGAAATGGATGCCGCGCAACAGGTCGTCGACTACCTCGCGCTCAGCCTGCGCGGCCACCCGCAGGCCCTGGCCAGCGGCCTGCAGGACAGCCTCCGGCACATCCGGGTCGAGCGCATCGCGGCCGGGGCAGAGCCGGTAGCCACAGCCGAAGGGCAGCATCGCCGCTGGTTGAGCCAGTGGCTGTATCCCCAGGTGATGCCAGCGAAAACCGTGCAGTTCGACGATGGCCAGCAGATCCGCCTGACCGTCAACCCGGACGACGAGGTCGAGGAAGTCTGGGACTCGTTGTTGCAGTTGCTGGCGCTGTTCGGCCTGGCCCTGGCACTGAGCCTGCTTACCATTCGCTGGGCCGTCGGCCATGCACTGGGCGTGCTGGAAGACCTGCTCGGCGGGCTGCTGCGCATATCGCGCGGGCAGCTGGCCACACGCCTGGTGGCACGACGTCTGCCGGAGGCCCAGCGGCTGGCCGGGCAGTTCAACCAGATGGCCGGCGCGCTGGAAGCGGCCGAAGCCGACAACCTGCGGCTCAACCGTACCCTGATGGAGCTGCAGGAACGCGAACGCACACGCCTGGCGCAGGTGATGCACGACGATCTCGGGCAGTATGTCGCCGGCATCCGTGCGCGCGCCTGCCTGCTCCGTGTCCAGGCGGACCGCCCCGAAGCCGTGCGCGAGACCGCCGCGCACCTTGAGCAGCACAGCCTCGACCTGCAGAACGGCTTTCGCGGGCTGGTCCGCGACCTGTATCCGGTCATGCTCGAGCATCTCAGCCTGGAGCAGGCCATCGCCCAGCTTGCCGAGCAGTGGCAGGCCTCGCAGGGCATCGCATGCCGGTTTCGCCTGCGCGGCACGATGCCCTCGCTGGACATGGACGACAAGCTGCACCTCTACCGGCTCGCCCAGGAGGCGCTGACCAACGTCGCGCGGCATGCGCAGGCCAGCCAGGTCAGCCTGCAGCTACGTGGCGGCACTCGCGGCCTGAGCCTGCTGGTCGCCGACAACGGCCACGGCCAGCCGCCCGAAGGTACCGGCGTCGGCCTGCGCTCGATGCGCGAGCGCGCCCGCTGTCTCGGCGCCCGGCTGCGCTTGCGGCATTGCCCGGGGCGCGGCTGGACGCTCTATCTCAACCTGCCCTGCACAGGAGCGACAACATGA
- a CDS encoding copper-binding protein translates to MPTCKALLLNALFIASLIGFDQCHAAGDLTRRTQALPDLKFGSEESDYAVSQKEYQLETGVAYQLKVISDGQKECAFQAPEFAHSIFLRKVEAGGVEIKAMTLTELEFEDAGEAEIFFLPIKPGSYPFYCKGLQNKGMEGRFVVK, encoded by the coding sequence ATGCCCACTTGCAAAGCGCTGCTGCTCAACGCCCTGTTCATCGCCAGCCTGATCGGCTTCGATCAATGTCACGCCGCCGGCGACCTGACCCGTCGCACCCAGGCCCTGCCGGATCTCAAGTTCGGCTCCGAAGAAAGCGACTACGCGGTCTCGCAGAAGGAATACCAGCTGGAAACCGGCGTCGCCTACCAGCTCAAGGTGATCTCCGACGGTCAGAAGGAGTGCGCTTTCCAGGCCCCGGAATTCGCCCATTCGATCTTTCTGCGCAAGGTCGAGGCCGGCGGCGTCGAGATCAAGGCGATGACCCTTACCGAACTGGAATTCGAGGACGCCGGCGAAGCGGAGATCTTCTTCTTGCCGATCAAGCCCGGCAGCTACCCCTTCTATTGCAAGGGCCTGCAGAACAAGGGCATGGAAGGGCGTTTCGTAGTCAAGTGA
- a CDS encoding ABC transporter substrate-binding protein — protein sequence MALGGVLTSVQAAPPPAPAPLEVRIGYLGYRPDPGPLLSNVIPEPADAGLRGAELAITDSNTTGRFLKHSYSLEAVNAEDPQALLAGARRLYEAGLRLMVVNAPAQELRQLAEAFPDALLMNAGSADDALRQACLPNVLHTLPSRNMLADALGQFLAARRWNRWLLIVGSTPEDQAYAAALKRAAKRFGHRIVAEKPWTFDNDQRRTAQAEMPLFTQTAEYDVVLVADERGDFGEYVPYQTWYPRPVAGTQGLTPTGWHKTVETYGAAQLQNRFEAHAGRWMNDRDFAAWIAVRSLAAAVTRLRTTDVTELRALSLTDQLPLDGFKGRKLSFRPWDGQLRQPIPLVHPRALVSTSPQEGFLHPTSELDTLGLDAPESRCRLSEVGL from the coding sequence ATGGCGCTCGGCGGCGTGCTGACTTCCGTGCAGGCCGCCCCTCCCCCGGCGCCCGCACCGCTGGAGGTGCGCATCGGCTACCTGGGCTATCGGCCCGATCCCGGGCCGCTGCTTTCCAACGTCATCCCCGAACCTGCGGACGCCGGTCTGCGCGGCGCCGAGCTGGCGATCACCGACAGCAACACCACAGGGCGCTTTCTCAAGCACAGTTACAGCCTGGAGGCGGTCAATGCAGAAGACCCCCAGGCGCTGCTCGCCGGCGCCCGCCGCCTGTACGAGGCCGGCTTGCGCCTGATGGTGGTCAACGCGCCGGCGCAGGAATTGCGCCAGCTCGCCGAGGCCTTTCCCGACGCGCTGCTGATGAATGCCGGCAGCGCCGACGATGCACTGCGTCAGGCCTGCCTGCCGAACGTGCTGCACACCTTGCCCAGCCGCAACATGCTGGCCGACGCGCTCGGCCAGTTTCTCGCCGCACGGCGCTGGAACCGCTGGCTGCTGATCGTCGGCAGCACGCCAGAGGATCAGGCGTACGCCGCGGCGCTCAAGCGTGCGGCCAAGCGTTTCGGCCATCGCATCGTCGCCGAGAAGCCCTGGACGTTCGATAACGATCAGCGCCGCACGGCGCAGGCGGAAATGCCGTTGTTCACCCAGACCGCCGAGTACGACGTGGTGCTGGTGGCCGACGAACGTGGCGACTTCGGCGAGTACGTGCCCTACCAGACCTGGTATCCGCGGCCGGTGGCCGGTACCCAGGGCCTGACGCCGACCGGCTGGCACAAGACCGTCGAGACCTATGGCGCGGCACAGCTGCAGAATCGCTTCGAGGCGCATGCGGGGCGCTGGATGAACGACCGCGACTTTGCCGCCTGGATCGCGGTGCGCAGCCTTGCGGCTGCGGTCACCCGTCTCAGAACCACCGACGTGACAGAGCTGCGCGCGCTATCGCTTACCGATCAGCTGCCGCTCGACGGCTTCAAGGGGCGCAAGCTGAGCTTTCGCCCCTGGGACGGCCAGCTGCGCCAACCCATCCCGCTGGTGCACCCGCGCGCGCTGGTTTCCACCTCCCCGCAGGAGGGCTTTCTGCACCCGACCAGCGAGCTGGATACCCTGGGCCTGGACGCGCCGGAAAGCCGCTGTCGGCTGAGCGAGGTGGGCTTGTGA